The Polyangium mundeleinium genome contains the following window.
GGAGCGGTACCTGCTCGCGGTGAACGGCGCCAAGGCGGCGCTCGCCAAGACGGAGGCCGCGGTCCGGGACATGGAGGCGATGGTCGCGCGGCGCGAGGGCGCGAGCGGCATGAACCCCGGCCTCATCCCGGGCGAGGAGCTCGAGAGCTACAAGAGCAAGGTCCTCACCGCCAAGGCCGATCGCGACATCGCCTTCCAGTCGCTCCGCAGCGCGCAGCTCAACCTGCGCGACTCGTCCGTGCGCGCGCCCATGGTCGGCGCGATCCAGACGCGCACCGTCGAGACGGGGCAATACGTGCAAGCGGGGTACGTGATGGCCACGCTCCTCCAGAGCGATCCGCTCCTCCTGCGCTTCCAGGTCGAGCCGCTCGAAGCGCCGCGCCTCAAGGTCGGGATGACGGCCACGTTCACGATGCGCGAGACGCTGCGGAAGTTCACCGCGAAGATCACGCTCATCGCGGCGGCCGCCGACCCGACGACGCACATGGTCGCGGTCACGGGCGAGGTGAACGACGAAGGCCACAAGTACTGGCTGCGCCCCGGCTCGTTCTGCGACGTCAGCGTCGACATCGGCGCCCAGCGCGAGGCGGTGACGATCCCGCGGCTCGCGGCGCGCGCCACCGACCACGGCTACGTCGCCTACGTCGTGGAGAACGGCGTCGCCAAGGAGCGCGTGCTCGCGCTCGGGATGAGCACGCAGGACGGCTGGGTCGAGGTCCGCTCCGGCCTCGCCGCGGGCGACGTGCTCGTCGTGCGTGGCGCCGAGGCGCTGACCGACGGCGCCAAGGTCCGCCCGACGACCATCACGCCCGAAGCGCTCCTCACGGCCACCGCCCCGAGCGCCCGCCCACAGGCTTCGAGCGCGCCGCCTCCGGCCGATCCTGCCTCGGGCGAGCCTGCGCCCGGCGCCCCCCCGACGCCGAGCGCATCGGCCAGCGCGGGGGTGCGGCCGTGAACCTCACCGACATCTCCATCAAGAACCCGGTCTTCGCCTGGATGCTCATGGCGTGCACGATCCTCTTCGGCATCGTCGCGGCCACGCGCATCGGCATCAGCCAGTACCCGGACGTCGACTACCCCAACATCAGCGTCAACCTCTCCTGGCCCGGCGCGTCGCCCTCGGCCGTCGAGCGCGAGATCGTCGAGCCGCTCGAACAGGCCCTCGCGCAGGTCGAGGGCGTCAAGGAGATCTCGTCGCAGGCGCGGCAGGGATCGGCGCGGATCACGGCGAGCTTCGACATCTCGCGCAACGTCGACCTCGCCCTCCAGGACGTCCAGGCCAAGGTCGCGCAGGCCCAGCGGCAGCTCCCGCGCGACGTGCCAGCAGCCACCGTCTCCAAGTCGAACCCCGACGACACGCCCATCGTCACCGTCGGCGTCTCCGGCCCGTTTTCGCGCCAGCTCCTCGCCGACGTCGCCCGCTACCAGGTCCAGGAAAAGCTCCAGACCGTGCCGGGCGTCGGTCAAATCACGCTGAACGGCTACCTCGATCGCAACATCCGCATCTGGCTCGACACGAGCCGCCTCGCGGAAAAAGGCGTCGTCGCGAGCGACGTCATCGACGGGATCCGCCGCGAGCACGTCGAGGTCCCGGGCGGCCAGCTCGAAGCGGGCGGTAGGCAGCTCAACGTCCGCCTCCTCGGCGAGGCGCTCGACGTCGAGGCGCTGCGCAAGCTCGTGGTGCGGCACGTGAACAACACGCCCGTCTACCTCGAAGACGTCGCCGTCGTGGAGGACGGCTTCGAGGACGTGAACTCCGTCGCGCGGCTCGACGGCATCCCCTTGCAGGCGCTCGGCGTGCTCAAGCAACGCGGGACGAACGCCGTCGCCGTGGCGAGCGCGGTGCGCGAGAAGGTCACGGAGATCCAGCGCAGCCTGCCCGAGGGGATGAAGGTCGAGGTCCTCTTCGACACCACGACCTTCATCGAAGAGTCCGTCCACGAAATCGAGATCGAGCTCGGTCTCGCGCTCATCCTCACGGCGCTCGTCTGCTGGCTCTTCCTCGGCTCGCTCTCCAGCACGGTCAACGTGATCCTGGCGATCCCGATGTCGCTGCTCGGCACCGTGGCGGTCGTCTACTTCCTCGGCTTCACGCTGAACACATTTACCCTGCTCGGCCTCTCGCTCGCCGTCGGGCTCGTCGTCGACGACGCCGTGATGGTCATGGAGAACATCTACCGGCACGCCGAGATGGGGAAGGCGCGCGCCAAGGCCGCGGCCGACGGCACCAAGGAGATCACGTTCGCCGCGCTCGCGGCCACGGTCGCCGTCATCGCGATCTTCCTCCCCGTCGTGTTCATGGGCGGCGTCATCGGCCGCTTCTTCTTCCAGTTCGGCGTGACGCTCTCGGTGGCCGTGATGCTCTCGTACTTCGAGGCGATCACGCTCGCGCCCGCCCGCTGCGCGCAGATCCTCGACACCTCGCGCGAGGGGCGGAGCGCCGTCGGCAAGGCCATGGATCGCGGCTTCTCCGCGCTCGAACGCGGTTATGGACGCGTGCTCGGCAAGGCGCTCGCGCACCCCTGGAAGGTCCTCCTCGGCGCGACGCTCCTCCTCGGCGCCACCGCGTTCATCGTCCCGCGGCTCGGCACCGAGTTCGTCCCCGCGCAAGACCAGAGCCGCCTCGACGTCCGCATCCAGACGGAGACCGGGACCAGCGTGCAGGCCGCCGCGCCGCTCTTGCAGCGGGCCGAGCAGAAGCTCGCGGCGCGGCCCGAGGTCACGCGGGTCCTCACCACGCTCTCGGCCTCGCGCGGCGTGATGAGCTTGACCCTGGTCCCGCCGAACGAACGCAAGCTCTCGGCGCAGGAGCTCGCCGCCCAGATCCGCCGCGAATTGCAGTCGATCGCTGGCATCCGCGCGTCGGTGCAGGATCCCTCGCAGCAGAGCTTCGGCGCGCAGCGCGGGTATCCCGTCGACTTCACGGTGCGCGGCGCGGACTGGGACACGCTCGTCACGGCGGCGATGCAGCTCAAGACCGACCTCGAAAAGAGCGGCACCGTGACGGACGTGACGACCGACTACCAGATCGGCGCGCCCGAGGTGCAGATCGTCCCGGATCGCCGCCGCGCCACGGATCTCGGCGTCCCGGTGAGCGATCTCGCGAACACGGTGAGCGCGCTCGTCGGCGGCAACATCGTCGGCAAGTTCTCCACCGGGGGCCGCCGCGTCGACATCCGCGTGCGCCTCCTCGCCACGCAACGCTCTCGCCCCGAGGACCTCGGCGAGATCCGCGTGCGGGCGCAAAATGGGACCACGATTCCGCTCTCGCTCGTCGTCTCGCAGAACGAGACGGCGGTGCTGCAATCGATCAACCGCGTCGATCGGGAGCGGGCGATCCGGATCTCGGGGAACGTGGCGCCGGGGCATTCGCAGATCGAGGCGATGAACACGGTGAAGGATCTTTCGAAGGCGCTGCCGCTCGGCTACCGGGCCGTGGCCGGCGGCCAGGCCTCGCAGTTCGACGAAACCACGGGGGGCCTCGTCTTCGCGCTCGTGATCGGGATCCTCGTCGCGTACATGGTGCTCGCAAGCCAGTTCAATTCGTTCCTGCACCCCGTCACCGTGCTGACGATTTTGCCCCTGGCGCTCTCGGGGGCGGCGATCGGCTTGTTCGTCACGGGCAAGACGCTGAACATCTTCAGCATGATCGGCGTGCTCTTGCTCATGGGCATCGTCAAGAAAAACTCCATTCTGCTCGTGGAGTACGCGAATCAAGTGCGCGAGCACGAGGGGTTGTCCGCGCACGAGGCCATGCGCAAGGCGGGGCCGCTGCGGCTGCGGCCGATCCTGATGACCACGATCGCGACGATGATGGCGGCCGTGCCGGCCGTGCTCGGCATCGGCCCGGGCACGGAGACGCGCAGCCCCATGGCCGTCGTGGTGCTCGGCGGGCTCACGGTGTCGACGCTGCTCAGCCTGCTCGTGGTGCCGGCGTTCTACCGGGTCGCCGATGACATCAAGGAGAAGCTGCGCCCGAAAGCTGCGCCGGCCGAGGTCGAGCAGACGTCAGGTTGAACCACGGCTCAGCGTGCAGCATGTTCGAGTGAACCTCGTTCGAGGCTCGTGTCGACCTTCGTGGAGGCGTTACGCCGTCGCCGCCGGGGCGCCGTACCTCCCGCAGAGATCGATCTCGGCGCGGAGCTCGTCCGCAAGCGCGCGCGCGACGGCCTTCATCGAACCGGTTCGCCTCAGCACATCCATCTGCCGCATGCTCGAGTTGCCCCGCGAGAGCAGGCCCTCGGCGCGCGCGAGATCCGCCTCCTCGCCGAGGGCGCGCGCCTTCGGCCGGGTGATGTCGAACAGGTCCTCGGCCATTCTCCGAAGGGCTCGCGAATGCCCCTCGGCGTCGACGACGAGCTCGGCGTCGAGCCCATCCCGGGCAGCGCGGTGACCGTTTTCCTTTTCGATCCACCACGGGATCGCCCGAGGGAGCCGCGGATCCGTCGTGGCGTCGTCCATCACGACCGCGAGCAGTGAATGCACGAGCGCGCCGAGCGCGAGAGCGTCCGCGTTGGTGGGCTGTGCATCCATGATCCGCACCTCGAGCGTGCCGAGGTCGGGGCGCGGACGCAGATCCCAGTGCATGTCCCGGTACGACGCGAACATCGCGGCCCGCTCGACCACGTCCACGAAATGCAAAAAAGCTGCCCAGTCGTCGAACGCCGGGGCGATTCCCGCGCTGCGCGTGGGGGCGAGCAGGCAGCGCCGGAACGAGGCGAACGAAGTCTCCCTGCCGCAATACGCGGGCGACGACGCCGAGAGCGCGAGCAGGACGGGCAAGACGGCGCGGATCTGGGCCATGACACGGATCGCGACCTCCCCGGAAGGCATGCCCACGTGCACGTGCAGCGCATACACGATCTGCGTGTTCGCGAGATACCCGCTCCTCCGCTGCATTTCGAGGTACCGCGGCAGCGGCGTGACGGGGACGATCCGCTCGCAGAAGGGGTGCGTCCCGGCGCCGACGAGGACCATGCCGAGCCGCGCCGCCGCCTCCGATACGCGCGAGACCCGTTCGAGGAGCGCCCCGCGGAGCAGCGCCGTCGACGCCATCGGAGCCGTGACGACCTCCACGCAGGGCTCGATCACTTCGGGTTTGATGCACGGATCCGGCGGGAGGAGCGCGAGCAGCGGCGCGATTCCCTCGTGGAGATCGAGCGTCTCGTGGTGGACGAGCTGCCATTCGAGCTCGAGGCCGACCGTGGGCGGGCTCGGGTGGAAATCACGGGGCATCATGGTCGTCTCGCCAAACAGCGCTGCGCCTCGCGCGCGACCTCGGCGAAGAAGGCCGCGCCGAGCGGCAAGACGTCCTCGTCCACCGTGAAGGCGGGGCTATGCAGGGGGACGTAATCCCAGCCATCCCTGCGCGCGCCGAAGCGGACGAAACAGCCGGGCGTCTCGTGCAGATAATACGCAAAATCCTCCGAGCCCATGCTGGGGTGCTCCTGTGGAAGCACGTCGTTCGCGCTGAA
Protein-coding sequences here:
- a CDS encoding efflux RND transporter periplasmic adaptor subunit, encoding MKLARVLLLLCLPLAVACKGKPTEGGASGGGKPGRDGGGLSFAADVMPVEAKKVTYTVNAPGTIEAFERVQVTARVAGVVDRVAFTEGQEVKKGDVLVVIDSERYLLAVNGAKAALAKTEAAVRDMEAMVARREGASGMNPGLIPGEELESYKSKVLTAKADRDIAFQSLRSAQLNLRDSSVRAPMVGAIQTRTVETGQYVQAGYVMATLLQSDPLLLRFQVEPLEAPRLKVGMTATFTMRETLRKFTAKITLIAAAADPTTHMVAVTGEVNDEGHKYWLRPGSFCDVSVDIGAQREAVTIPRLAARATDHGYVAYVVENGVAKERVLALGMSTQDGWVEVRSGLAAGDVLVVRGAEALTDGAKVRPTTITPEALLTATAPSARPQASSAPPPADPASGEPAPGAPPTPSASASAGVRP
- a CDS encoding efflux RND transporter permease subunit; the encoded protein is MNLTDISIKNPVFAWMLMACTILFGIVAATRIGISQYPDVDYPNISVNLSWPGASPSAVEREIVEPLEQALAQVEGVKEISSQARQGSARITASFDISRNVDLALQDVQAKVAQAQRQLPRDVPAATVSKSNPDDTPIVTVGVSGPFSRQLLADVARYQVQEKLQTVPGVGQITLNGYLDRNIRIWLDTSRLAEKGVVASDVIDGIRREHVEVPGGQLEAGGRQLNVRLLGEALDVEALRKLVVRHVNNTPVYLEDVAVVEDGFEDVNSVARLDGIPLQALGVLKQRGTNAVAVASAVREKVTEIQRSLPEGMKVEVLFDTTTFIEESVHEIEIELGLALILTALVCWLFLGSLSSTVNVILAIPMSLLGTVAVVYFLGFTLNTFTLLGLSLAVGLVVDDAVMVMENIYRHAEMGKARAKAAADGTKEITFAALAATVAVIAIFLPVVFMGGVIGRFFFQFGVTLSVAVMLSYFEAITLAPARCAQILDTSREGRSAVGKAMDRGFSALERGYGRVLGKALAHPWKVLLGATLLLGATAFIVPRLGTEFVPAQDQSRLDVRIQTETGTSVQAAAPLLQRAEQKLAARPEVTRVLTTLSASRGVMSLTLVPPNERKLSAQELAAQIRRELQSIAGIRASVQDPSQQSFGAQRGYPVDFTVRGADWDTLVTAAMQLKTDLEKSGTVTDVTTDYQIGAPEVQIVPDRRRATDLGVPVSDLANTVSALVGGNIVGKFSTGGRRVDIRVRLLATQRSRPEDLGEIRVRAQNGTTIPLSLVVSQNETAVLQSINRVDRERAIRISGNVAPGHSQIEAMNTVKDLSKALPLGYRAVAGGQASQFDETTGGLVFALVIGILVAYMVLASQFNSFLHPVTVLTILPLALSGAAIGLFVTGKTLNIFSMIGVLLLMGIVKKNSILLVEYANQVREHEGLSAHEAMRKAGPLRLRPILMTTIATMMAAVPAVLGIGPGTETRSPMAVVVLGGLTVSTLLSLLVVPAFYRVADDIKEKLRPKAAPAEVEQTSG
- a CDS encoding carboxylate-amine ligase, encoding MMPRDFHPSPPTVGLELEWQLVHHETLDLHEGIAPLLALLPPDPCIKPEVIEPCVEVVTAPMASTALLRGALLERVSRVSEAAARLGMVLVGAGTHPFCERIVPVTPLPRYLEMQRRSGYLANTQIVYALHVHVGMPSGEVAIRVMAQIRAVLPVLLALSASSPAYCGRETSFASFRRCLLAPTRSAGIAPAFDDWAAFLHFVDVVERAAMFASYRDMHWDLRPRPDLGTLEVRIMDAQPTNADALALGALVHSLLAVVMDDATTDPRLPRAIPWWIEKENGHRAARDGLDAELVVDAEGHSRALRRMAEDLFDITRPKARALGEEADLARAEGLLSRGNSSMRQMDVLRRTGSMKAVARALADELRAEIDLCGRYGAPAATA